Proteins from a single region of Sebastes umbrosus isolate fSebUmb1 chromosome 8, fSebUmb1.pri, whole genome shotgun sequence:
- the LOC119492401 gene encoding alpha-(1,3)-fucosyltransferase 7 gives MTTSGSRAFLLLLLLLFLISLSQLLYHSFLDQKLGPEKYPPAVPQRNICILLWHWPFGRSYRLKGDKCLEMYNISRCFLTANTSAFSTADVVVFHHHELRGGLSSLPLHLDRPASQHWVWLSMEPPVNNGNLTQFAGLFNWTMSYRRDADIFIPYGKTMVGGDKLGFPAASNRSCLVSWMVSKYKPHQVRAGVYQSLKNQIPIEVYGKWNRKPLSAKKLLPTIAKCIFYLSFENSEAKDYISEKLWRNAFQAGAVPVVLGPSRATYEALAPPGSFIHVADFKSTADLAAYMKHVAADRQAYEKYFQWHHTHRIKTYTDWRERLCQICVQYPSLPANKVYQDLESWVNS, from the coding sequence ATGACAACATCTGGATCCagggccttcctcctcctcctcctcctcctcttcctcatctcccTCTCACAGCTGCTTTATCACAGCTTCTTGGACCAGAAGCTCGGTCCGGAGAAATATCCTCCTGCTGTTCCTCAGAGAAACATCTGTATCCTGCTGTGGCACTGGCCATTCGGGCGCTCTTACAGGCTCAAAGGAGACAAATGCCTCGAGATGTACAACATCAGCCGCTGTTTCCTCACCGCTAACACCTCCGCCTTCTCCACTGCTGATGTGGTTGTCTTCCACCACCACGAGCTGAGAGGAGGTCTGTCCTCGCTCCCTCTGCACCTGGATCGCCCAGCCTCCCAGCACTGGGTGTGGCTGTCCATGGAGCCTCCTGTCAACAATGGAAACCTCACACAGTTCGCCGGCCTCTTCAACTGGACGATGAGCTACAGACGTGATGCCGACATATTCATCCCCTATGGAAAGACCATGGTGGGAGGTGATAAGCTAGGCTTTCCGGCTGCTTCAAATCGCTCCTGCCTTGTCAGCTGGATGGTGAGCAAATACAAGCCTCACCAGGTTCGGGCTGGTGTTTATCAAAGTCTAAAGAATCAAATCCCCATAGAGGTGTACGGCAAGTGGAACAGGAAACCCCTGTCAGCGAAGAAGCTGCTGCCCACAATTGCAAAGTGTATTTTTTACCTGTCGTTTGAGAACTCTGAGGCAAAGGACTACATTAGTGAGAAACTCTGGAGGAACGCTTTCCAAGCAGGGGCCGTGCCAGTAGTTCTCGGGCCCAGCAGGGCGACCTACGAGGCCCTGGCTCCACCTGGTTCCTTTATCCATGTGGCTGATTTCAAGAGCACAGCAGATCTGGCTGCCTATATGAAGCATgtagctgcagacagacaggcctaTGAAAAGTACTTCCAGTGGCACCACACTCACAGAATAAAAACCTACACTGACTGGAGAGAAAGGCTGTGTCAAATCTGTGTTCAGTACCCCAGTTTACCAGCCAATAAAGTCTATCAGGACCTGGAGAGCTGGGTTAACAGCTAA